Proteins co-encoded in one Metabacillus sp. KUDC1714 genomic window:
- a CDS encoding YdhK family protein — protein MSKKIGLGIVSMILALALSACASDNEENVPDQNTDMNSSSEENMEMDHSKMNHSGSGEVPDGLKVAENPTYKVGSQAILETDHMEGMKGAEATIVGAYETTAYVVSYTPTTGGERVENHKWVIHEEIEDAGDETFEPGTEVIINADHMEGMQGATAVIDSAEATTVYMVNYTPTNGGEEVKNHKWVTESELSPK, from the coding sequence ATGAGTAAAAAAATTGGACTAGGAATTGTTTCAATGATTTTAGCATTAGCGTTATCAGCATGTGCAAGTGATAATGAGGAAAATGTACCTGATCAAAACACTGACATGAATTCAAGTTCTGAAGAAAATATGGAAATGGACCATTCTAAAATGAACCATTCTGGCTCAGGCGAAGTTCCGGATGGTTTGAAAGTGGCAGAAAATCCTACCTATAAAGTCGGAAGTCAAGCTATTCTTGAAACAGACCATATGGAAGGGATGAAGGGTGCTGAAGCAACAATTGTAGGAGCCTATGAAACCACCGCATATGTTGTTTCCTATACCCCAACAACTGGTGGAGAAAGAGTAGAAAATCATAAATGGGTTATTCACGAGGAAATTGAAGATGCTGGGGATGAAACCTTCGAGCCAGGAACAGAAGTTATCATAAATGCAGATCATATGGAAGGGATGCAAGGAGCAACAGCTGTAATAGATTCAGCTGAAGCAACAACTGTATATATGGTCAATTACACTCCGACAAACGGAGGAGAAGAAGTTAAAAATCACAAATGGGTAACGGAAAGTGAACTTTCACCAAAATAA